The Euphorbia lathyris chromosome 8, ddEupLath1.1, whole genome shotgun sequence genome has a window encoding:
- the LOC136203845 gene encoding GDSL esterase/lipase At1g29670-like: MSQQLRHCWFAYVVLVLNMQDLIVYRKTKRQLQNQHEQVPCYFIFGDSFSANGNDNGLDTFKSNYLPYGIDFLDGPTGRFSNGKIMVDIIVEKIGMKDYIRPYRIVGTNRQMLKGVNYASSGAILQSEIAGSKVNSISLGQQLKYHKKIVRRISKILGSKNMTKQYLQRCLYSVEIGSNDVFNNYIPNNDGSDPTPRQSPDRFAQYLVDHFFFTHLLNLHNSGAKKVVVFGLPSLGCSPSAIRMYGNGSNQDEHKCISVINKDIQLYNSKLRTMVFNLNNYTKNAQFTYIETSQAYQGFKNIGKTCCETDLDGMCYSMGKSCNNRKDYFYWDGYRPTEAANIILANIAYNASVPSHAYPFNIHHLISNTTSHRS, encoded by the exons ATGTCTCAGCAATTAAGACATTGCTGGTTTGCATATGTTGTATTAGTTCTCAACATGCAAGATTTAATTGTCTATAGAAAAACAAAACGACAACTACAAAATCAACATGAACAAGTTCCTTGTTATTTCATTTTTGGAGATTCATTTTCTGCTAATGGAAATGATAATGGTCTTGATACTTTTAAATCCAATTACTTGCCATATGGAATTGATTTTCTTGATGGCCCTACAGGAAGATTCAGTAATGGAAAAATCATGGTTGATATAAtag TTGAAAAAATTGGGATGAAGGATTACATTCGCCCTTATAGAATAGTTGGAACTAACCGACAAATGCTAAAAGGCGTGAACTATGCATCTTCTGGTGCAATACTGCAGTCGGAAATTGCAGGAAGCAAG GTAAATTCCATAAGTTTAGGCCAACAACTAAAATACCACAAGAAAATAGTTCGCCGTATAAGCAAGATTCTTGGAAGTAAAAACATGACTAAACAATACCTACAAAGATGTTTATACTCAGTTGAAATTGGCAGTAATGATGTCTTCAACAATTACATTCCTAACAATGATGGCTCAGACCCAACTCCAAGACAATCACCTGATCGATTTGCGCAGTACCTTGTTGATCATTTCTTTTTCACTCACTTACTT AATTTGCACAATTCTGGAGCAAAGAAAGTTGTGGTGTTTGGACTTCCTTCTTTAGGTTGCAGTCCTTCTGCTATTAGAATGTATGGAAATGGAAGTAATCAAGATGAGCATAAGTGTATATCTGTAATTAACAAAGATATTCAACTATATAATAGCAAGCTCCGAACCATGGTTTTTAATCTTAACAATTACACAAAAAATGCACAATTCACCTATATCGAAACTTCTCAAGCTTATCAAG GTTTCAAGAACATTGGAAAAACATGTTGTGAAACAGACTTGGATGGGATGTGTTATAGTATGGGAAAGAGTTGCAATAATAGAAAGGATTACTTTTACTGGGATGGGTATCGTCCGACTGAGGCTGCTAATATAATTTTGGCCAATATTGCATACAATGCTTCTGTTCCATCCCATGCTTATCCTTTTAATATCCACCACCTGATTTCTAACACAACTTCCCATAGAAGTTGA